The sequence GTGCACGCTCAACATCCCCGGCGTGACCTTTGGTATCTACAACTCGCCCATGCTGCTCTCCGTCGGCTTCCTCGTGGGCTTCGCCCCGGTCGCCTTCTGGTTTGCCGGCGCCCTGCTGGGCAACTTTGGCATCATCGTGGGCGGCACCGCTGCCGGTCTGTTCGACGTTGTGACTGCACAGGGCATCGTCAAGTCCCTGGGCATGGGCCTCATGATGGGCTTTGGCGTCGCCGTCGTCCTCAAGGACATCCTGCCGCAGGTCGCCGGTATCGTCCGCGGTCTTGCCGCCGACAGCTCCACCGACACCGACGAGCAGTCGCTCATCTCGGGCTCCCTTAAGCTCGACGCCGGCATCATCGGCCTGGGCGCTGCCGCCATCGCCGTGATCATCGCCATCGTGCTTGACCTTGGCCCCGTTCCGGCCGTCATCGTGACGCTGTTCACCTTTGTCACCACCATCATGAGCGCACAGAGCTGCGGCCAGACGGGCATCGACCCCATGGAAATCTTTGGCCTCATCGTTATGCTCATCGTGGCTGCCTTCGCTCAGATCGCTCAGGTCAAGCTGTTCTTTATCGCCGGCATCGTAGCCGTGGCGTGCGGCCTTGCGGGCGACGTCATGAACGACTTTAAGGCCGGCGCCGTGCTGGGCACCAACCCGCGTGCGCAGTGGATCGGCCAAGCCATCGGCGGCATCGTGGGCGCCCTGGTCGCCGCCGCCGTCATGGTCGCGCTCGTCACCGCCTATGGCCCGGACGCCTTTGGCCCCGACAAGAGCTTTGTTGCCGCGCAGGCAAGCGTCGTCGCCACCATGGTCTCGGGCATCCCGAGCGTGCCGTGGTTCGTTGGCGGCTTTATCGCCGGCATCGTCATGTACTGGCTCGGCATTCCGGCCATGATGATCGGCCTGGGCGTGTACCTGCCGTTCTACATGTCACTCACGGCATTCCTGGGCTCCTGCGTCAAGCTCGCCTACGACAAGTGGTCCGCCCACCGCGACGCCACCGCTGGTCTTTCTGACGAGGAGAAGGCTGCCAAGGACGCCGCCTTCCAGGAACAGGGCCTGGTTGTCGCCAGCGGCCTGCTCGGCGGCGAGTCCATCGTCGGCGTTATCCTGGCGTTTGTCTCCGTGGGTCTGAGCCTGCTGGGCTAAGCTGAGCAGCTGCTCGACAGCAACCATATTGCCTACGATTTGCCCGGTCGGTAGCTTTCGCGGCTACCGACCGGGCTTTTTGATACCAACGCAAAGAAAGGCCAGCGCGCTGCGTTTAACAGCGCGCCGGCCTTATCGGTTAAGCTATCGAAGCGTTCCTGCTATGAAGCGAAGTTCGTTGCAGAATCTACGCCCGGATCATTACATGTGCTTGCGACGACGATCGCCCAGCGTCACGCCCGCGGCCACGAGCGTAATACCGCCGATAACGAAGACCTCGCCCGCAAGCGCGGAGTCATCACCGGTCTGGGCGAGCGCAGCGTCCGCAACCTTCTTCTTGGCGACAGGAGCCTTTGCAGCAGCCTGCGCAACCTGAGGCTTGGCCTGCGGCTCGGCCTTGGGATGATACTTGTCGTACTCGGCCTGCGCGGCAGCCAGGGCATCCTTGGCATCTCCGAGCTCGGCCAGTGCAGCGGCATAGGCGTCGTTGGCATCGGACAGCTTGGCGTCGGCATCGCTCAGAGCAGCCTTGAGACCAGCGGCGGCATCGACGGCGGCCTTATAGCGAGCGTAGGCAGCGTTCAGCTTGACCAGCTTCTCGTTGCCCGTCGTGCCCGCGGCAAGAGAGGCCTTGTGGTCGACAACCTCAAGATCGGCCTTGAGTGCCTCGTCACTGGCAAGCTCGGCCTTGGCCTTGACGATCTCGAAATTCGCATCGACGACGGCTTCGTTGGCGGCCTCGAGCTGCTTCTGGGCATCGGCGACGCCGGCGACGGCAGCGTCATAGGCGACCTTGGCGTCGTCGACCGCCTTCTGGGCGCCGGCAAAGCGCTCGAAGGCCTTGTTTGCGGTGGCAAGCTCGTCCTCGGCGGCCTTGACCTTCGCCTGTGCGTCGGACAGGGCCTGCGTCTTGGCGGCAACTGCCTGCTTGGCGTCCGAAAGAGCGGTCGCGGCTTGCGTATCTGCGGTCTGGGCCTTGTCAACGCCAGCCTGGGCAGTGTCGTCGGCCTTCTTGGCATCGTCAAGCGTGCCCTGCTTGTTCGCAAGATCCGTCTTGGCGGCATCGCACTTGGCGGCAAGGTCCTTGACCGAAGCGGTAGCGTTGTCATACGCCTCTTTGGCCTGATCGGACTTTACCTTGGCAGCATCGCGGGCGCTGCGAGCCTTCGCCTTTTGAGCAGCGGCATCGGTTGCCTTTGCCTTGCCGTCAGCAAGCGTGACGTTTGCCTTATCGAGAGCTGCCTGGGCAGTAGCGGCCTCGCCCTTGGCGGCGTTGAGCTTGGTCTTGGGCGTATTGACGTCGATACCCTTGAGTTTGGCTTCGGCGGCGGTGTAGGCGGACTTGGCGGCAGCAGTAGCGGACTGAGCCTTCTCGTACTCGCCCTTGGCGGTGTTCATGTTCACATCGGCTGCGGTGAAAGCGTCCTGGGCGGCATTCTGCCCGTTTACAGCTGCGAAGTAAGCTTCCCTAGTAGTTCCAAAATTCTTCTGCGCCTCGGCGAGCTTGCCCTGAAGCTCCTTGAGTTGCGCCTTCTGCGCCTGCGTGCCGCCAGCGTTATAGGCAGAGTCGATGTAGTCGTTCACGAGCTTCTTGAACTCGGAGACAGTGAAATCCTTCTGCCCCGTGCTCCCGCTATAGTCGAAAACGGTTACCTCGGAATCGGTATTCTTACCGCTACCGGTCGCGATGCCGATAGCCTTCGCGCCGGCATCGATGATGTTTAGATAGTGCCCGCACTCATGGTAGATGCTGTTGTAGTGCTGGTAGATATAGTAGGAATCATATCGATGGCTTCCAAGTGCGTCACCATACTGCTCGACGTACTTATCGAACGCCTTTTTCTCCTGGGTGTAGAGACCGGTATATGGCCAGCCGAGGGTATCCTCGGTCTCGCCTCCGGTGTATGCCCCGCCGCCGCCTGCAAGATTCTCACCTTGATCGAAATAGCAGTTCGAGTGTCCCCAGATGTTCGATGAATATGATGTATTGAGGGCGGCTGCCGCAGTCATGCGGAGGCTGACGCTAAGCTCAGACTGGCCGTTCGCCTTGCGGAGGTTGTTCTGGGTATCGAGGTAGGTCAGGGCGTTACGCATCTGCTCCAAGGAGAGCGGATTGGTGTCGCGAGACATGTCCTGATCGACGTACTTGTCATACCAGTCCTGTTTCTCTGTCGTCCCCATGAGCATCGACGCGGCGGTACTTGCATTTGACTTCTGCTGGGCGGTGAAATCGCTGCTGTTGCTGATGTAGGCCATAAAGCCGAATATGCCCTGGCTGATGACTTCCTGGTCAACGGTCATGTTCGACTTGAGGTCGGCAATCTGCTGCTCAAGAGCCTCAACCTGGGCATTAGCAGCGTCATAAGCCTTTTCCGCGGCGTTCGAAGCGGCGCAGGCTGCCTCCCACTCGCTGCGCTTCTGCTTGCGAACTTCGACAAGCTTATCGTACTCAGCCTTCTTGTCGGCCTCGGTCTGCTGGGCCTGCTCGTATGCCGTCTTCGCGGCGTCACGCTTACTGGCCGCGTCCTTGTACTCCTTGTTTGCCGCATCGTATGCAGACTGGGCAGATGCCACGGCAGCGTTGGCGGCGTTGGCCTT is a genomic window of Collinsella aerofaciens containing:
- a CDS encoding OPT/YSL family transporter yields the protein MSNPSNRASMRGQLTLRGVVIGVLGCVIITASSAYTALKMGALPWPIVFAAVISLFFLKLMGNASLNEANVTHTIMSAGAMVAGGLAFTIPGAWMLGYADQISWLDMFIVALAGTILGLLATALIHRHFIVDAALEFPTGNAAAQTLRATEAGGKTGKQLFGSMAIAGIYSVLRDALGIVPSMLCTLNIPGVTFGIYNSPMLLSVGFLVGFAPVAFWFAGALLGNFGIIVGGTAAGLFDVVTAQGIVKSLGMGLMMGFGVAVVLKDILPQVAGIVRGLAADSSTDTDEQSLISGSLKLDAGIIGLGAAAIAVIIAIVLDLGPVPAVIVTLFTFVTTIMSAQSCGQTGIDPMEIFGLIVMLIVAAFAQIAQVKLFFIAGIVAVACGLAGDVMNDFKAGAVLGTNPRAQWIGQAIGGIVGALVAAAVMVALVTAYGPDAFGPDKSFVAAQASVVATMVSGIPSVPWFVGGFIAGIVMYWLGIPAMMIGLGVYLPFYMSLTAFLGSCVKLAYDKWSAHRDATAGLSDEEKAAKDAAFQEQGLVVASGLLGGESIVGVILAFVSVGLSLLG
- a CDS encoding CAP domain-containing protein → MGSSVENTVAAGNQAVVKTAAQLAEESAKQLKDAQAAYDAAQKKADAAGQSQKQAQQQKNQASQAVSDNEIEQNAAEVAALQEKIDELKAAVEKTEQQQKKLGDLNDQLDQANKSVEDKTQALKDAKAKQDEAKKALDDAQAKLEAMGMDEYEAAKKAVEDAQAKLDDANKAVTTAQANLDQAKATEANAQREKKDTEAALTSAQAKKQETAAALAAATTARDNAQQKFNQAQAALDAAVSGTGVDLSALEAAKNAAAGELKTAQAALEAATTADATAQANLQAAQNTVDAAQQKANAANAAVASAQSAYDAANKEYKDAASKRDAAKTAYEQAQQTEADKKAEYDKLVEVRKQKRSEWEAACAASNAAEKAYDAANAQVEALEQQIADLKSNMTVDQEVISQGIFGFMAYISNSSDFTAQQKSNASTAASMLMGTTEKQDWYDKYVDQDMSRDTNPLSLEQMRNALTYLDTQNNLRKANGQSELSVSLRMTAAAALNTSYSSNIWGHSNCYFDQGENLAGGGGAYTGGETEDTLGWPYTGLYTQEKKAFDKYVEQYGDALGSHRYDSYYIYQHYNSIYHECGHYLNIIDAGAKAIGIATGSGKNTDSEVTVFDYSGSTGQKDFTVSEFKKLVNDYIDSAYNAGGTQAQKAQLKELQGKLAEAQKNFGTTREAYFAAVNGQNAAQDAFTAADVNMNTAKGEYEKAQSATAAAKSAYTAAEAKLKGIDVNTPKTKLNAAKGEAATAQAALDKANVTLADGKAKATDAAAQKAKARSARDAAKVKSDQAKEAYDNATASVKDLAAKCDAAKTDLANKQGTLDDAKKADDTAQAGVDKAQTADTQAATALSDAKQAVAAKTQALSDAQAKVKAAEDELATANKAFERFAGAQKAVDDAKVAYDAAVAGVADAQKQLEAANEAVVDANFEIVKAKAELASDEALKADLEVVDHKASLAAGTTGNEKLVKLNAAYARYKAAVDAAAGLKAALSDADAKLSDANDAYAAALAELGDAKDALAAAQAEYDKYHPKAEPQAKPQVAQAAAKAPVAKKKVADAALAQTGDDSALAGEVFVIGGITLVAAGVTLGDRRRKHM